A portion of the Lampris incognitus isolate fLamInc1 chromosome 9, fLamInc1.hap2, whole genome shotgun sequence genome contains these proteins:
- the LOC130118428 gene encoding type-4 ice-structuring protein LS-12-like, with the protein MRVSLVAALVLVLAIGHGAEAASLMKSEAPSAVEMITKIIKEMSAIVTGTTQGMVQKLKSHELTNKAQMYIEDSRAQIQPLVEHVQIEAGKLQEQVKPYFTNIEEQMKHLTDNLQAQIIPLAENFNVQIKPLADKFQTQVERLFQQVMDQTKALLPPQ; encoded by the exons ATGAGAGTCTCCCTTGTTGCTGCCCTTGTCCTTGTTCTGGCTATTGGCCATG GTGCTGAGGCCGCGTCTCTGATGAAGAGCGAGGCCCCCTCGGCGGTGGAGATGATCACCAAGATCATCAAGGAGATGTCGGCCATCGTCACCGGCACCACGCAGGGTATGGTGCAGAAGCTGAAGAGCCATGAGCTGACCAACAAGGCCCA GATGTACATTGAGGACAGCAGAGCACAGATCCAGCCTCTGGTGGAGCACGTCCAGATCGAGGCTGGTAAGCTCCAGGAGCAGGTGAAACCATATTTTACCAACATCGAGGAGCAGATGAAGCATCTGACGGACAACCTCCAAGCTCAGATCATACCTCTTGCTGAAAACTTCAATGTTCAGATCAAACCTCTAGCTGACAAGTTCCAGACTCAGGTGGAGAGGCTCTTCCAGCAGGTGATGGACCAAACCAAGGCCCTGCTCCCCCCACAGTAA